In Oncorhynchus tshawytscha isolate Ot180627B linkage group LG24, Otsh_v2.0, whole genome shotgun sequence, the genomic window AGAAGGCAACACCGGGGCATGGAGGAGGCCGAGGATGACCAGGAGGAGGACCCCATGATCTATGAGGTTCCCGAGgtagagagcgagacggggggaGGTGACGGGGGAGGAGGCAGGGGTGGCGGAGGAGCTGGAGGCGGCTGCCAGGGTAAAGGCAAGGTGCGCCATGACGGACGCCAGCGCATCAAGGAGGACGGGCTGATGCGTATCTACGTGCTGCAGCTGCTGGCGCGTTCCATGCTAGAGGTGGCCTTTCTGGGGGGGCAGTACGCCCTCTACGGCCTGGCGGTGCCCTCCATCTACGAGTGCTCGGGCCGGCCGTGCCCGCACAGTGTGGACTGCTTTGTGTCACGCCCCACCGAGAAGACCATCTTCCTGCTCATCATGTATGCCGTGTCGCTGCTCTGCTTGGCGCTCAACGTGTGGGAGATGCTCCACCTGGGCGTTGGCACCATCTGTGACATCCTGCGCTCCCGTCGGAGACCGCTCTCCGAGGAGGACCTGTATGGCCTTGGGGGTGGCGGCGGTCCCGGGGGGCCGCCCACTTTCCGCGACGGAGGAGTAGTGGGGGGCGATGGTTACAGCAGCTACCCCTACTCCTGGAACGCCCCGTCAGCGCCGCCGGGCTACAACATCGCAGTCAAGCCCCCAACACTGATGGTGCCGACTGTGGTGCCCGATGGGCAGCTGCCCTTCACCGACCTCAGCAACGCCAAGATGGCGTGCCGACAGAACCGCGCCAACATCGCCCAGGAGGAGAGGCGGCAGTACGCCAGCAATGAGGATAACTTCCCATCGTCGGGTGGCGTGAGGGACGCTCGTGGCGCCCTCCAAAGGGAGATTCGGCAGGCGCAGGACCGGTTGGAGTCGGCCATCCAGGCCTACAGCCATGAACAGGGCCACAACAACCCCAGCAAGCCCCACCGTGATCGCAAGCACCGGCAAGCCTCCAAGCACACCTCCAGCAAAGCCGAAAGGGGAAACAGCAGCAATAGCAGCAGCAAGTCGGGTGACTGCAAGGGCTCCGAGTGGATTTGACATCTACTATAGATCATTCTTAAAGCGGACTTAGTATATGCAGCGTTATCTTCTATAACACATTACGATATAGGAGTTATTGCTCCATTACTGAGTATATAGCTCCTACAGACACAACTGACGCTAGTGCCCCCTGGAGACAGGCTGAAATGAGTTTGTAACTTGAAGTTTGTAACATCACTAAATGCAAATGAGGTAATCAATGTCAGCTGTATCTGATGTTACAACTGTCAGCTGTACGTTGTTATGTTTTATAAGTAATTCTACGTTCAAAAGAAGGAGCAATATGCGAAAAGACACAGTAATTGAGagtccatttattttatttttaaatgtgtatCGGTATAAATATGCCATATGTCGGTGCTATGACTTTATCTTTGCTTCCACAAAGAAATGGGAGACTTCTAAGCTGCATTCTTAGAAGAACTATCTGAAGTGCCTTCTTACTACTCCAAGAAAAATATTGTGTGAGTAAAAAGTGTGCTTCCTTTGCCAAACTGCTCACAAGATGGACGCTTGTATGTGAAATGTTTCCATAGTAAAGAGATGTTTGTGGGTCACGACTGGTACCAAGAACTGGAGTCAGAGgttttctctgtctttctatccACCTGTCTCTTTAATGGCTCTTGAGCTTCATCTGGTGGTCAAAACCGTGAACAGTGCAGACATGTTCTTAGCCTACAGTGTAGGCCTGCCCACACCATATATTTTACTATGCGTTACTGCTTAAGATATgctgtttgaaatgtttttttaaattgtttttccgTGTTGAGTGTTCCAGGACAAGACATTGAGAGAACCCTTTAACCGTTGAAAGACCAGTCAGTATTTTACGAGGAACTATTTAATTGTTGCTCCATTGTATGTGTGAGGAATACTATTGCCATACTATAGAGAGCATACAGAGAAGGGAGAACATATGACAACAATTGTTTATATTTTCATAATGTGTACAAAATTGTtgttctgtttttattgtgtttgGGAGAGACAATTAAGCAGCACTTTGATTGGTTCAGTTACTGTATGTTTTTATATTAATGTTCTTTAATTTCCTCCGTTGATGACAATGTTCCACAGAAGAAGAAATACAATCTATGTTCAGTGTTGCTGAAGTTGTATGGAAAGGCTGCTTCAATGTATTGATTCAAGGGACATTACACACTCCAAAATCAAAAGTTTGTCAGATGCTAAAATTGTTGATTTGATGTCCTCGTCCCAGGCCCATCTGTTTTTGTAGATGTACAGTAGCTATTTGCCACAATCCCCAAAAAATGTCATTTCCAGATTTGCGGTGCTTATCTTTTCCATTTATTTTGGGCGTGGAATGTTTACTCATCTTGACATTTGGCTGCTTTTGTAGTTTGGAAACatctctatttttattttttattttgtagtgGAATGTCCCTTTAATATGTTTTTACATTGACGTCAGGTCATGGTGTGTCATCTAGTCAGCCTAGTTTCCCTACTATCGATGGTTTGTGTTCGCCTGATGTTCTGGTACATCTCCAACCAGAGACAGTTGGTATTTTGGGGGTGAATGGGGTGGAGAAACAACTATCATTTGTAGTGACATCCATTTTGAGCGTGTGTGCCAAAACATACCACTTACATGTGGGTGGGAAATAAGAGAAGGATACCTGTCTTGGctacttaaaaaaaataaaaaaattgctaTATGTATATTTTATTTGCCTTTTTTCCTAATTCAAATGTTAAAGTGGAAAGCTGAGAGCCCTTGCACTGTGCCAATATTTCCATTTTGGGAAATACTTTtgtgcaaaaaaagaaaagtgcaTGTTCTGAATCATTTTTATAAAGGGAGTATGAATAAACACAAAGTTTCAAATGTTTAAGTATTTGtcttttgtgttgtgtttttttttggagTGGAATGAATTATCCTATTTACTTACTATTTCCCACCCTATGATAAATGTAAGCACAGTTATTGTGAAGAGCTTGCATATGAAGTGAAAACAAGTGTTTTACCAATACAATTTATGAGGTCTCTGTGTTACACCAAAGATACAGGATATAATAACGAGATGCTTGTGTCTCTGCCCTAGCAATGGGATTTGTTGTCCACAGAGCAGAACGTTGGGCTATCAAGCTTCCGCCTATTCCTCTGGACGCGTGGATACACCTCGTTATTTGAATACTTTTTTTGAATATTCCATGAGGGGTGTTGATgtcaaccgcctgtattcaatggagagtgAGATGCTTGCTAGTCTTATGAATATGCATAGGCCATCTCAAAGACAACTCTGATATAGAATGTTTTTTCTGAAAGTTGCTGGGATGTCATGTGCATCACACGATCAGTACACTCATAACAACCTAAGCATTACGGAACTTGTATAAGATCAAATATGCATCACATATCAAAATAGTAATACACTTTTATCTTGACTAAACTCTCATTTCCCCCCACACAAAAAAAACTTCTCACTTGCTTAATAATTAATGATCTGCTTAAAGTGAACAGATTTTGGGCGGATTAAACTCTcttgcttcgcctcttcctctctggttacactaactaccactataaagattattattattattcattctCCCATAAAAAATAACTAATGATGTAGGAAGATGAATTGATAAATGGTTCAAATGTATGATATgacaaatgtattatttatttgttgAATATCTATTCTAGGGTCACTGGTGCTATAATTTGAAATCGCATAGGCCTATCTAAAACTCCTCGCCTACATGCCCACACTGTTTGCCCTACTTGACTTGCCGTAGTATGCCCAATTGCCCGGATGACAGGGGAGTTTGAAAAACAATGGACTGTAAAAACCGGCGGTTGTAGCTAAAAGAGCTAACTAGTGCTATGATATAAATTGGAAACTTAAATTCGGCAAATTACAATACTAGCTAGATAATTCTGCAATGCAAGGTAAGTCAAATAATAAGCCTGTTGCTTACGTCATGTGTTTCCGCCTTTGTAACTAACGAAAAGTTAGCAGCTAGCCACAGATAAAATAGAAGGTAACTGACGTTAGCTAACCTCGAATGCATAGGTCCTACTAGTTGGCTAGCTACCGTTAAATGCTGAATTGAGCCCCTCTAGTTAACGTTAGTTGCCTGATAGACCCGACTGAAAATCACAGATTTCTGGGCTCCAATATTAATTTAAGCAGTACAAAAACGTGGGAAGTGCACTTACAAGCGAGAATGTTGAATATTTAACGTTACATTTGAACTTACTCTTCCGGTTTTTGTGCGGTTGCTCCGACCTTATTTAGGTCGAAATGTGAAataaatatccacaggaaagtattgtTAAATTTCAACTGGCACATGTGCAAAACCATGTAAACACCTGCAAGACTTCGGTAAGTATAGACAGGTGGGTTGTTTAGCAAAAAAAGATGCATGAGCAAAACCGACAGGGTTGGCGTCGAATCAAAGGATCGTTAACAATATGTAGACTTTATGaaatgaaaacaaatacatttgcacaatgagcacttgtctatCATATACATCGTTAGTTGTTGTTTAGCTAGATAATTTTAGCCATGTTAGCATAGACGTGACAGACACAACACAATACTTGttgtaaagtaaagataccctcttagaaaatgactcaagtaaaagtgagtcacacAGTAGAATACCACTTGAGTAAAaatataaaagtatttggttttaaatatgctTATGTACTAAATATGTTTAAGTGTATATATACttaagcagtggtggaaaaagtacccaattgtcatacatgagtaaaagtaaagataccctaatagaaaatgactcaagaaagtgaaagtcacccagtaaaatactacttgaataaacgtctaaagtatttggttttaaatatactaaagtatcaaaagtaaatgtaattgctaaaatatacataAGTATAAATCATTCCTTATTTAAACAAACCAGACGCCAccattttttgtgtgtttttatttaaggatagccaggggcacactcagacataatttacaaatgaagcattggtgttagtgagtctgccagatcagaggcagtagagatgaccaggggtgttctcttgataagtgtgaaaTAGAAaattgtcctgtcctgctaagcattcaaaatgtaactactACTT contains:
- the LOC112223760 gene encoding gap junction gamma-1 protein, which codes for MSWSFLTRLLEEIHNHSTFVGKIWLTVLIVFRIVLTAVGGESIYYDEQSKFVCNSGQPGCENVCYDAFAPLSHVRFWVFQIILVATPSLMYLGYAVNKIARREERAEGGGGVGGLSQRKPRKLYLGARRQHRGMEEAEDDQEEDPMIYEVPEVESETGGGDGGGGRGGGGAGGGCQGKGKVRHDGRQRIKEDGLMRIYVLQLLARSMLEVAFLGGQYALYGLAVPSIYECSGRPCPHSVDCFVSRPTEKTIFLLIMYAVSLLCLALNVWEMLHLGVGTICDILRSRRRPLSEEDLYGLGGGGGPGGPPTFRDGGVVGGDGYSSYPYSWNAPSAPPGYNIAVKPPTLMVPTVVPDGQLPFTDLSNAKMACRQNRANIAQEERRQYASNEDNFPSSGGVRDARGALQREIRQAQDRLESAIQAYSHEQGHNNPSKPHRDRKHRQASKHTSSKAERGNSSNSSSKSGDCKGSEWI